The Apium graveolens cultivar Ventura chromosome 3, ASM990537v1, whole genome shotgun sequence sequence CATCTGAATGTATTTTATACGTGTTCGGGTTTTCCAgttaatttaagtatcgtttttgtttttttaaaacaaacggaccgggacccccaccgggacgtcaaagtccacaaaattcgtgtttttatttttatataatcaatcgtatttcaaataACCAGGATTTCTGCATTttcgaattattcgcaatttttggagaattttgatataaattttgtattttatcgtttttaaaattattccccgtaattattatttttgggcctagtTATTATAATTAGgagataaaaacacccttaatttacTTTGGAGTAGTAATTTTTGTAAAGATATAAACAGCagcaaatttatttatttatttcatttttatatataaaatttcagaataaaaaataaaaaaccaAGAAACTTGTTCTTAGGGGTGTTCTTAACCTGGAGAATCAATCCTTTTGTTTCTAGTGATTTTGATTTCGGATTTTGAAGATTGAGTATCCAAAACGAAGCCTGAATCATCAGCTTCACCTTCGTATCATCAGATTCAACAACCGGTAATCAAATTGAAAATTCGATTTTTTTGTTCTTGAAACCCGAATTTGATTCTTGAGTTTTACGAATTTGTGATTGTTTATGATGTTACAATTAGCTTTGTTATGAATGTTAGAATTGATTTGGACATATTTTAATCATGTTGTAGTTCGGTATGGTGTGGGCCGAAttctttaatttttttgaattttacaTTCGATTTTTCTGAGTTGTGATTGAAGAAATATTGATTTTGTTTAGTGGGTTAGATTGTACGGATTCAGAGCTTTATTTCGAGAGTTTAATCATTGATTTTGGTGTTGATTCGGCGAGGTTAGGGGTTCACCGGCGTTGTCGCCGGTGTTCGTTCTTGGAATCATCGGATTTTGATTCTGGTGATTGTTTATGGTTTCAGATGTTGTATACGACTTACTACAGGTGTGTAGACTGTGTTGAGCTGAAGAAAAGAGACGGAATCGTGTTATTTAGGTGCAAAATCGGGGGGTTGCCGGAGTCGGGGAGGCTGCCGGATTCTGGGTTCGTTTCCCCAGTTTCCGGCGGTGTTCTTCACCGACCCGGCCATGACTCGTTTTGCAACCACAGCCGACCCAACTTTGATTCCATGTAACCCTAACCCCCTAATTCAAATTTTGTTTCCAGATTtttcagtttttaaaataattcaaaaatccattttttgttttcaaaaatcatttattttattttcaaaaatcatttacttattattttaaattctaaaaatcattttcttaattattttaaattcctaaaattattttcttttattattttcaaaattcatttgatttaattatttataattttttttgttaattatttatgagtttaattaattgattaaatcatttaatcaattaattttatttataaatagttaaataaatgtaaattatttataattaattcaaataattcctaaaaattatttttaagcttttaaaaattatattttggtacttaaaaattaattaataatattattaattgatttatttccatttaattattattttattcataataaataaaccgttcgtccgtgtaatacaaaacgaacgcgtatagactcaaaaaaacattacgctttcaataaaaatacttttgagacctaatttattttgtattgcaatgtcatttgatttgcTAGTCCTTatgagtcggtatctgatcggtaaaAACTATTATTAACCTGATTCCAATTCTGAACGTACTGAGGCTTATCTTTTGACGATCTGATTTATGTGTGGTGtgaaatatatgattacgtgttatatgaataccatgattacatgttatgtgatatgcatgctatttgtttacgattttaaaatgccatgattagttataaacgatcgggtagacgGCAAGACGTATAATTatgtcgattgagtttggttctgtcaattaagatagcccttttgtttatagaatctaatagcaaggagtgcagtcaagtgctAGACGGAGTTGGTAGCCAGCATTTATAAGCCAGGGTTTTAGTGAAAAGATATCGAGCATACCAGGTAAGTTTCTctcctattctaaattcagaatagcttattgtttacatattcaaaatatgagaactgtttataaatactcCGATAGCGCATCGAATACCAACACTCCTATGTTTATTGAAATTTTtttattctagcaatcattctgctagaaccaatccctttgattcgatagatagtgaataactatactatccagcAATACTCTGTACAGTGAAACTTTGAGgtgagattagcgaataactaattattctagttatttcgccatcagttgttgagataactccggaccatgtgaaatggggagttgaatggataaggatgtcattgatacgactcctttaatcaaaattgttttgtgaattggttattggttagcgtaagaggccgaggcaccggtccagcgtgagctattatacgaaagtgtaatatcttgctaggcgagTATATGTTTTtttatggatatccaataggtatgGTATGGTTGCGGGATATCGATACATATATTTACCGTATGGCTACGGGATACtggtgttgtttcatgactgatcatcaggaacagcataggCATAATTATGTTTTGTTAAAATGTCGCTTAAACgttaaagtttatatcagcttctgGTTTTACTCAAATATTGTTATTGTTTTTCACTTATAAACtatatattgcttgctgagcatttctttcgctcatacttatttattattctaatctttcagctaagtcCGAACAGGCCTGAGTTCCAGGTTGGACCAGGAGAAGTGTAcatgtagatagtttggtgtgttttccaggtagtcagtttgggacgcttgaatagtctagagatttgtaataaaatttgaataagttgtaaaactaataagacttatggtttgtaataacatttggtttgtattagtgtttgtttcatactataacctgtgatcgatccagttgcatttaaggggtcatatttattattttattccgtTGTGCCTATTATATTGTAGTTTATCGtatagtgacccccaaatctagaccccgggtttggagggcgtcacatataattttttaaattatcaTATCTCATTATTGTTTCGTTGAAACAGAGGATAAGATTATAATTATCTCTAATACTTGGTGGTAGAAGGTATTGTTTTATCCTCTCTTACAAGTCATTTTTAAAGGATTATTTATAATCCCCTCATTATTATCTCACTTACAGGATTTAAAAATTTAAAGGACTATATTCCAATCCCAAGAAGTTCTTGGATATAATTTTAAAGGATTATAGTTCAATTCAACGCTTAATCCTTCCGAACAAACATAGAATATGATTTTAAAGGATTATAGTTCAATCCAACGTTTAATCCTTCCAaacaaatatataatataattatttaatccATAGATTAATTTTGATGGTATTAGTTATATCTGTATTATTATTCCACGAACCAAACATGATATTGGTGCTTTGATTTGGTCAAaacttaaaataatattttttaaacataaaactaaaaaattaatttaaaaaaataaaaaatattattttgtcTATATGAGAAATCCGTGTGAAAAAATAAGGGCTAACAGGCTAAAATATAATCGAAGTGACCTAAAACTTGCAATTGGGATACTGAACTCAAAAAACTTGCATTTACATAACTCAAGAAATTAAAATTTGCATTTAGGTCACTACCATTAACATCACTGACATAATAAAAACTGAACTTGTAACTTACAAAACTGAACTCAACCCCAGTTTGCATCTACATTACTAGATTAATAAAAACTTGTAACCAGGGTTACTGAATAAAAATAAACTTGCAAATGGGAACTAAATAAAAATAAacattatatttaatatttaatatatatatatatatgtgtgtgtgtgtatttgtgtatatatacacataaacacactataaatttaatataatatatttttaaattatttaaatatttaaatataaaatatatgtattctgattcggatattatcggatacgaatatgcctatatccgtatttgtatccgcaatcgtcggattcgaatacggataatatccgttttgtttcggatacggataatatccgctttatttcggatacgaatgcggattttttggacgaatatcggatttttcgaatttttttgacatCTCTATTTATTGGGACCAAAAAGTCATTTCAATCGGCTAACTACCAAGCACCAATATTATATTTTTCACTTGGTTAAACATTTAATTTAATACAATAAGTTAATTTTATCTCAAAAAGCTAACTTTCAAACATGGCCTAAATCTAACCGTGAatactataatataatatttaaaacaCGATTTTCATTTTTATGATTTTCGATAAATACAAATTTGATATCAATtgttatttttaatattaaaaacaaaattattaatttaattgagtaaataaatgtatataaatgaaaatatgtgttattttataattttttgactTTGATTACCGAATTGCAAGTTGACCATCAGTTCAATAATTTAATTGCAATTTTTTAACAGTTCAATTAGTTAATTGCAAGTTTATATTAGTTCACTTAATCGAGTACAAACTTTTTGATTACCGGGTTGCAGTTTGATTATGTTTTAGCCTATTACTCCGAAAAAATAACAGAAATGTGTGTATAGAAGTTAAACGGGGACCGGTATTTAAACACGAGTATGTAGTAGTACTAACAATTCAGGTACTCACAAGTTTCTCCATCTCCACTCTCCACAATTCTCTTCATTCAGTTTCATGTCTCTCTTATCATGTGCAGCACTTTCAGATCCCTCTGTGCACTTGCACACTACATACATATTTAAACACACATAAACTATATACATAGAATTGTATATCAATTAGATATACTTGTATTAGTTACATATATTAAGATATCAGACTTTCAAACCACTTGTAAGTTAATGGGACATCTCCACACTAGTGTTGTTGGTGCTAAATATAGGTTCACAAACCAATCATTCTGTTTGGTTCAGTGCTTGATATATGTTTATCTTTTTCTTGATTTCTTGTTCATGCATGATTTGGGATGTGTTGCTCAGCTTTTGCCTACTCATGAAGGTTAGTTTGTCTTTTTACTCCTCATCTATCTCTTTCGTTCTTTCTCCATTTCTTATCATGAAATTAATGACTGTTACATTTGATGATTCAATGGTTTTGCTTGAGGTAAAAtcatactccctccgtcccagccaattctttacatttggtttgggcacggaggttaaaaaatatgtataaagtagtgaaaaagagaaagaaaattggatgaagcGGTGAAacccattgatttttaatgtataaaaaggAGATAATGGAGTAAAAGGGAAGTAAAAGCGAGAAAATGGTGGGACCAATTGACTATTTTaggtaagttttgaaatgtaaagaattggatgAAACATCACAAAAAGAAAACCGTAAAGAAATTGTTGGGAGAGAGGGAGTACATTTTAAGTACATGCTCCTCTAGTACGGGAGGATCTAGTAAAGGTCAGTGTCCctaataaaatcaaattttatgttttttcattattaaattttttaaaaaatatataaaagtactttctcaaaattcaaaaatataaatgtgTTTTTTCAAAGGAAAATCTTAAacacaaaatttaaatggtccGTGTCTCCGTCTATAGAATGATGAATGATAATTTATCATCTAATGGTAAAAAGAAAATCGTAATTTAGGTTTAGTATCGAGATGCAAGATGCTTAATATTTTTCAAGTTGGTTATGAAAATTTTTGGTCAAACATAAATCTCATATTATTTGGATTCATATTTTCGTGACACTTCACATGTTCTGTACGAATCAGTTGTACAGTGAGATGTGCGCACTAATTTTGAGGTCAAGGGTCACACTTGCATATAGATAATGGACTAGTACTATATAATATACAGGAGTATTATATACATAATAATACTCACATCTATAAATCTTTTACGGCCTAATGTCCATGAACCTTATACATTTGCACACTTACAATTTAAGGGGTGAGGTTCTGGGAGTGTTCTAACAAATAGAAATCGGAATTAATCGGTGCCTTGTATTTAATTAATCGGAATGATTAATCAAAATACTAATCGGATGTATTTTAAACatgtatttattaaatataattatattaaatttaatatatctGTTTATGAAAAATATGCGGCGATTAATTGGTTTTAAAATCAAATCGGTAGAGTAGCTTCTAACGATTAATAGGGTGATTGATTCGTCGGTGATTGTTAGAACATAGAGTTTTggtaaaattaattaaatttggTAGGCTCAAAACTTAGGTTAAAAACTTAAAAAAGTCTAGATTTTTTCCAAAAATCTGGCTGGACAAAATCAAAGTCGTGAAAGCCCGGCCTGCCCGATGAATTTGATGTCTAGTTTGAGATTTACGGAGCTTAAAGGGAACATGACATTGTTATTAAACATTTGCACTTCAGTGTTTTGATGTGCATCTCTAGTTTGAGATTGTGAGAGCTTAAAGGGAACATGACATTGTTATTAAATATTTGCATCGGGTGTTTTGTTTTAATTCTTTTACTTGATCTAGGACAAACTACTGTTATAGTGCTCAATTAATTATAAACAATTTTTCTTCGGTGACAACAGTACAAACTCTCGAGGCAATAGCAGTGAAGCTAAATATTACGCATTGGGACGTTAAAAGGAGTTCTTGTAGTGATGGTGGAGGACTGAGTGTAGTGTTTGACATTCCTCAGCCACTTAGCAACGTGACTTGCGATTGTTCATTCAGTAACAATACGGTTTGCCATGTTACCCGTATGTATGTTCTTCTTACCGCAACTTAGACTTTTTCTCTAGCTTAATTATTGTGTCATACTTTTACAGTTATGCTCTTAGATAAGATTTTAAGTATGTCTCGCTATATCTGTCCTTGATTTACTCTACTCACATTGCAGCCATCTGAAGCGCCTAAATTTGACAGGAGAACTACCTTCAGATTTTTCAAAACTCGCCTTTCTGCAGGAATTGTAAGAATTAATATATTTCAGCACTTTTTAAGTATGATCGAGCAttgttgaattttttttttatacatCAGCTATAAAATACTTCAGTTTCCAGAGCTACTTGTTGTATTTAATTTCTATAAACAGTATAGTCAATGTTCTTGTGTATTATTATAGTGCTAGTTGTATTCTTTAGCTTCATATACAAAGAAGCAGAGTCTTCGGCGCCAACTCTACCTTGTTACCATTTTTCCTAAATTAGGAAATAAACAAGATTTGTGTTCAAACATGCAAGAAGAGCGATTATATAGGGAACAAGCTGTAAATTCTTCTGACTTtcaatttattttgaattatgaAACACGAGTCCAATGTTGAACACTATTTAGGAAAGGTATGTTCTGTTTAATTCTGCTAGGTTATGGTAAAAAGTCTTAATTTTACCATCGCTCCATCATCCGGCTGAAGTAATTGCATTATCATGCACTAACTAGCAAGGCATTGCATATTCATGCACTAACTAGCAAGGCCAAAGTATCATGCTGTTAGCTGTATGAGTTAAACTTAACCCAAAGCATATTAACTTTAAAGTATACTTGCAATTTTATTCCAATCGAAATTTTAAAGTGTTTTGCTGACAGAGAGCTGGCTCAAAACTATATAAATGGAACAATCCCCATTGCTTTTGGTCAGCTTCCTCTCAGAACTCTGTAAGTGCTTTTATTTCATGTCCCGGCCTTATTTCATGGGCTATATCAAAGTTGGTTTAGTGTTGGTAACTTGGAGTTTATCCTGTAGAAACCTTCTGGATAACCGTATCAGTGGTTCAATTCCCCAGGAAATAGCTAACATCGATACGCTTGAAGAGTTGTGAGTAGAGAAATAATATATTTTCATATTACTATACAGTTGGCTGAAACTTGATCGACTTAATTTGAAACAAATGCTCCAGGATCATGGAAGATAATCAAATGGGAGGAGCTCTTCCTCCAGAGCTCGGACGTTTGGGAAGTTTAAGGAGACTGTAAGATAATTTTAAATCTTGGTTATGAGTCTTTTTCTCTGTTTTTCCACTGTCTGCGTAATTTTGTTTCTCTTACTTATACATGTACTAGGCCAAAAATTATTATACTGTAGTTAATTTGCTCATATGCATGTGTGACAGATGCTCTCTATTCTAATATACAAGGTTTTAGTACTCTGAACTTTGAAGTATAAAATCATAATATGTCAGTTGGGAACTGTAGGAAGACATAGTCACCTGATCCTGAAATGCAATCTGCAACACTGTCACCCTAGGTAGCATTAAAATTATTAAGAGTTCCTTGATTATACTCCTAGGAATTCTTACTAGTTGGAAGTTGATTGATCTTTTAATTTGAtcatataatataaaaaaataaattctCTAAGTAGAGACTCAGTTTTAATCCTTTATAATTTTAGATTTACAATATGATAAATATCAGATACTTGAGAAATCATGTTACACTAGGAAATAAAGCCTAACAAAGGAAATGATAGGGGGTACTGTCGAAGTGAATGCTGCAAGCTGTTTACATAACACTACGAATTCATTTTGAATCAAACTTGGAAAGTGAAACTAGTCCCTTATAAAAAGCAGCCTTCAGTATTGCaattttctgttttttttttctgTTTTCTTCTCCTTATAATTGTATCAATTTTCATGCCTCTTCATTTTAAGCTACATTTAAGATATCATTAAATCTTGTCTTACGTACATATATGCAGCCTCCTTTCTTCTAACAACTTCAGTGGAACGATACCAGAGTCATATAGTGCTCTAAAGAATTTAACAGACTTGTAAGCCATGGTTAATGTTGTTggttacaaaatttatgtttaaGGATGTCTGAAAATTATCTGTTGGTTACAGTAGGATAGATGGGAGCAGGTTGTCTGGAAAGATACCCGATTTCATAGGAAATTGGACCAACATAAGGTCATTGTAAGTATTCTGCTATTTTCTTTAGTAGTAATTAATAACCTTTAGTTTTTGTATAAATTGATCTTAAATTCTAAGATAGCCACATGGATATCCTTAACCATTTTAATAAGCTTCATTTAATTTGTTGTAGGAATCTGCAAGGCACATCTATGGACGGGCCCATTCCTTCTAGTATCTTTCTTTTGAAAAACCTACTAGAGTTGTAAGCGCAAGTTAAATCATAGCAAGTGAACATCTGAAAATCTGAACGTCTGAAGTCATCGACTGTAATTCCTGTCTGCAGGAGGATATCTGATTTGAATGGATATGTTTCAAGCTTCCCTAATTTGCGAGATATGACGAATTTGAGATTTTTGTGAGTCAATCAAGGGTGTTTAGTTTGTCTTCAAATGCATTATgtttttaataaatatttctgCGGACCTAACAAtctatttttctaaattttcacGGTGTAGGATATTAAGAAATTGCATAATTGAAGGCTCGATTCCGCCATACATTGCTGAGATGAGAAGTTTATATACCTTGTAATTGATCTCTAAAGCTGTGTCTCTAAACAAAAAGTTCTTTCTGAGGACATTCCAAGTCTCCAAATCAAAATTCATGTTCTGATGATTTAGTATTTAGTAACTGTGCTATATTGTTGAAAGTGCTTCATCAGCATAAAAATAAGGACGCAAATTGTTTTAGTAAACTCCTACCAGCAGCATGATGCATACAGTTTATTAAGTATTGATTATGTTTTGTGGATATTTATACTTTATTTGGGTCAAATTGTTTTCATTGCAGAGATTTGAGCTTTAATAGGTTGTCTGGACCAATTCCAGATTCAATTCAGCCTTTGAGGTCCAGCCTGAACTTTATGTACGTAGCTGTATATACATTTGTAAAATGCCAAGTTAGATATCTATACCCAAGACTGAAGCAGAATTATTAATCTTCAAGTTATCACGCTTCTGTTCTGAAAGTTATTTGTTTCACTATAAAATCACTCTATATAAAGCACTTAACAAGTGACAAGCATCTTTGGATGTAGGTACCTGAATAGTAATTTTCTGAGCGGGGTGATACCAAGCTGGATTTCTGACAGCAGCAAAAATTTGTCAGTTCACATTCTAgcttttctttatttttaaaattattttgtatTACTGTATATGTTTGTTGTAAAAATGGATGCAGCACTGTATTCTTGGCTAATAATTATGTGCCATTTACTGCAGTGATGTATCTTACAACAATTTTACAGAGCTAACATCTCTACATAGATGCGAGGCATCGAGAGTGTAAGCCTATTCATATTATGCTTATTTGACTTGGTTCATGATCATATAACTTACAGACGACTATTATATTTCGCAGGAATTTGGTTGCTAGCCATTCATATTCAACCAGCAATTCGTAAAATTTCCGATTAACATGACATATTGACATGTATTACTTTTGCAATGGCAAGCATTCATATCAGTAGCCCAACTAATATCTTGTTTATTCAATTTTTAGAACTCCATGGTGCATGAAAAAAGACCTCCCTTGTCCCCGGACAACCCAATGTATGTAACTTCATATATTCATTCGAACTTTATGAAAGTACCTTTTAACTGCATAGTCGGCTACAAAGAATTATAGCAAGAATCTGCTGAATATGCAGATAATTCACTATTTATTAATTGTGGAGGACCTAAAATAGAATCAGGGGAAAAGGTGTATGAACAGGATTTCTTTACAGAAGGTGCATCATACTTTTATCTCACAGATCGATGGGCCTATAGCAGTACAGGTGTTTTCATGTATAATGACAAATCCAATTTTGTGGCTAGAAAGGGAAATGTGTCCGGAGGAGAATATTATGAAACGGCCCGCCTTTCCCCTTCTTCACTCAAGTACTATGGACTTTGCTTGCAGAAGGGTAGTTATAAAGTTCGCCTCCATTTTGCCGAAATACAGTTCTCTGATGATGCGACATATACAAGCGTTGGAAGGCGCATATTTGATGTATCTATTCAGGTAAGTAAGAGGTTAGATATATTAGTACAGATCAATTGGACCTGGGGGTtagatttttattaatttagttaATTCGTTCGTACCCCATACATATAGGGCTAATGTAATTTTCTGCTCAAGTTTAAGTTGTTTTTATCAAACAGGGGAATGTTGTTTGGAAAGATTTCAACATTGCAGAAAAAGCTGGAGGAACTGACAAAGGTATTACCTTGGAGAAGGATGTTACTGTTAATAGTAGCACTCTGGAGATCCACTTGTATTGGGCAGGGAAGGGGACTACTGCAGTTCCTGATAGAGGTGTATATGGACCCCTAATCTCAGCGATTTCTGTAACACCAAGTAAGTCTTCAATTCTATGCTTTCACCTATGTCGTCACCACCTAGTGTAACTTAAATTGCTTCATCTTAATAGACTTTGTTATCAAAACCGGGGGACAATCAACTCGAATTATTGCTGGTATTGTGGTTGCTTCACTTGTGAGTCTTTCCTTGATGTTATATCTATTATGGATGAAAGGCTTCCTAGGAGGAAAAGATGTTGAAGATATAGGTAGGATATCTTATCACAATATTAATGTGCATGTAATTTTAAACTTttagtttattttttaaaattcttgtgtTCTAATGTTTATTGAAGGATATCACATATATAAATTGTGCACGTTAATTTTGTGATT is a genomic window containing:
- the LOC141711734 gene encoding putative LRR receptor-like serine/threonine-protein kinase At1g53440 isoform X4 → MEDNQMGGALPPELGRLGSLRRLLLSSNNFSGTIPESYSALKNLTDFRIDGSRLSGKIPDFIGNWTNIRSLNLQGTSMDGPIPSSIFLLKNLLELRISDLNGYVSSFPNLRDMTNLRFLILRNCIIEGSIPPYIAEMRSLYTLDLSFNRLSGPIPDSIQPLRSSLNFMYLNSNFLSGVIPSWISDSSKNFDVSYNNFTELTSLHRCEASRVNLVASHSYSTSNSTPWCMKKDLPCPRTTQYNSLFINCGGPKIESGEKVYEQDFFTEGASYFYLTDRWAYSSTGVFMYNDKSNFVARKGNVSGGEYYETARLSPSSLKYYGLCLQKGSYKVRLHFAEIQFSDDATYTSVGRRIFDVSIQGNVVWKDFNIAEKAGGTDKGITLEKDVTVNSSTLEIHLYWAGKGTTAVPDRGVYGPLISAISVTPNFVIKTGGQSTRIIAGIVVASLVSLSLMLYLLWMKGFLGGKDVEDIELRGAIEQQTSYFRLRNIKAATRNFNHANKIGEGGFGPVYKGILPDGLEIAVKQLSSRSKQGNREFINEIGLISALKHPNLVRLHGCCIEGNQLLLIYEYLENNSLAQALFGRDGRQLNLGWTSRKKILLGIARGLTYLHEESRLKIVHRDIKSTNVLLDRDLNAKISDFGLAKLDEEEKTHISTRIAGTLGYMAPEYAMRGNLTAKADVYSFGIVALETVSGKSNTSYIPKEEFVSLLDQAYVLQEQGNLWEIVDPILGTNYSKQEAVNILNVALLCSSQSPTLRPCMSAVVSMLQGKRKVKAPIVTSTTTCDNMEFKGFEKITQDSQPQSSTFSQESLGARSVSSMDWPWDDSLVSIYSKDTSKFVTDLYDVNLE